In Brachypodium distachyon strain Bd21 chromosome 5, Brachypodium_distachyon_v3.0, whole genome shotgun sequence, the genomic window CAAGCCTGGGACGTGATAAACTCTCTCAAGTTGGAGTTGTTGAGTACCATACCTTGGAACGACTGTCTTTCCAACATGGGAAATCGATAGCTTGGAGTTGTTAGCTGTCAGCACCATTTTTCCTCCCTTGTACTCGGTCATATCTTGCAGCTTGTTGTCATCATTAGTCATATGGTTGGAGCACCCAGAATCAACGATCCAATCATCTTTATAGTTGATTTTTGGATCCTTGATTGCTGCAAGGGCTGGCGCCTCCATGtcctcctccaactcttcttcatccgTTGCAAAGACTGGTGGCTTCATGTCTtcctccaactcttcttcatccatcgCAAAGGCTGGTGCCTCCATATCTTCCTCCAAGTCTTTTATGTCAACCTCTTGAGAGTATCCAGCTTCGGCGTCCCATTCTTCTTCGCTCATGGATGCTTCTAGAGTgatctcctctttctcttttgtggTGGCCACATTCCCTTCATAACGCCTTCTTGGATATCGACATTCTCGAGTAAGGTGACCTTTCTTACCACAATTGGAGCATCCATCATTTGACCTCCTTGGAAATCGGCATTCTCGAGCAAAGTGACCTGCCttgccacaattgaagcatcCATCACTTGGTCTCCTTGCATTCTTCTCATACCATTTTGGTCCTTGTCTTTCTCGTTGGTCTCCCCCTGAAGAGTTTCTTCTCTCCTTTGGATGTTCTTTCCCACCTTCTGTCCACTTAGGCTTGGGCTTCCATTGTTTTTGGTGTGGGCTCTTCTTCTTAGTGAAAagtgcctcctcttcttcctttatggttATGCTCCCCATCTTCTTAGCTAACTCCTCTTGATTTACCAATAAATTCTCCAACTCCACTACTGAAGGTGGAGTAGGCCATCCCATCACCGCAGCCATAAACCCATTGTATTCGGGTCTAAGACCGTGGATGATGATTCTCTTCATCCGAGTCTCGCTTACCTTCTCATCCGGGGCAAGTTGGGATATCTCACGGCAAATAAACTTCACCTTCGAAAAATATTGACTGATGGATAGATTGCCTTGTGAGATACCTGCGAGCTCATTTTCCAAGAGCTGGAGCCGTGCTTCATTTTTCCTTGAGAATAGCTTCGCCAAAGTCTCCCATGCCTCCTTAGGTGTCTTCTCATCACGGATGTGCTCCAATAGGTCCTCTTCGATGGTCGTCTTCAATACAAACATGGCCTTCCCTGACTTGATCTTCCATTTCCGCAAGGCATCAGCATCCTCTGGAGGAAATGCTTCGGTGCCCGCAACGACCTCCCATAGGTCCTGACCTTGTAGGTAGGACTCCATACAGGTCTGCCAATAGCCATAGTTGTGGCTATTAAGCTTCCTGATCCCGCTGCCTGAGCTAGCAAGATCCGCCATGGTGACTTGCGCCCAGCGTCAAGTAAGCTTTGGTCCCGGACCAGCTTCACAGTCCTAGACTGTGCACCAGCAGAGTCTCCCCTCAGCGCCCTCTTGTTGCACCGAACAAAGCAAGCACCCCGTGcttacaactcttcctccaaaTGACGGTCCCGGACCGcctgctctgataccaactgTAGAGAATTCAAGGTGGACCTAACACACTACGAGAGGGCCTATTCACCTATACCAACtactttggtgtagttgattagtccctttttatttctacttacttagtgcaagcttccgggcggcagagccactcacgttaaagcaagtcttgaatccgggcggctatgccactcacgttgaaacaagaccgttgtgattccgggcgaatccgctcacgttaaatcacaacttatatgcactaagtacttagaaataacaaggcctaaccgggagacttatatgaacaaagtagtacaatattgctttaggaatattagtacaagagagagcatacacaccttacacttgctcacaccttgttctccaccttcttcacttccttattctctactacacaaggtgtgaggcaaaggcctctatttataggactacatggccattggatctttgacatgtgtcaaaatcttagccattgatacaaactatctaaagccttccacacacttctacataaatatctagatactagaaggtttcctatttatctattttaaactcctattctagagtattccaaagtaatgtcttctttcttgtaatattgagaacacTCTAGAAGCTTGTATTGTATTCTCCAACAGGAATCCTGGAATTTGAAATCCTATTAGAACTGAACAAGCCATAACCACTTCCAAATACATACATTAGTTATGTATCAAcagaattactccctccgttccttgaAAGAggacatattagttttcattaagacaagactttgaccacaaattatcATGTTAAGATGTCATTTATATGCcatgaaattagtatcgtTAGATTCATTatcaaaagtattttataatacttgtggtttcatatCTTACAAaccacatattaatagagtttttttttgtcaaagccttctcttaatgaaagctaaaTATGCTCTCTTTcaaggaatggagggagtaactcaATTAAGATATGCTCATGTCTAAATCTCACTTCCTTATTGGGTGAAACTCAGTCTGCCTTTCTTTCACACTTGTTTTGGTAGTATATATGGAAGACTAGCATGCGACTTCAATGTAATTTTGTCCTTTGCAACCTACTATCTTTTTTTATACGAAAATCAGCAAAGGATTGGTGGTCGCTGGTCAATATATTAAGTAAAAGGAATGTGTAGAGAGTTATATCTTAGAGAGGTTAGAGGTTTATGGCGGGTGCCATTGACTTCTAAAGAATTCTGCCTTAATACGAAAACACCAAATGGCAATAAGCAAGATTACAACCATGATAGAAGGAACATCAGAGAAGTTAGCCAACTTCCAGCAACACTAGACCCCTACTATCTCGCTGGTTGAAGTTATAACCATCTTACAGCCCACACGCAGTCGGCATATGACAGAAAAAAAGGACGAAGTGCTAATATTAAAATATATTAACGAGGTGACCATTTTGCATGTTCGTGGTAAAAGTGCTATCTGATCTGATGGCATATTGGTATGATCATCAAATGCTTTCAACAACATAAAAGGCTTACCATCGAAGAtggagaaataaataaatgcagGAGACCTCACACACCTTTTATGGACCCAAGCAAAGAAGAAACAGatcaaaaacaaatcaacaaagaTTACTGGGATAATTATCATAGTGTTGAATATCATCGGTCAACAGCCAACGATTTTGTAACATAGCAAGCCTTATTTACCTGCTCCCCAATCCCGACAGCAGCGTATCTCGGACACTTGAGGACATAATTCCGACGCTGGTCCAAGTCATCCTGAACAGCAACCATTCCATATACACTAATGGCATATGAGGGCTCAAAGCTTGATAAACACATAGAAAAGAACCGTAGCATCTCTtgttgttggaaatatgccctagaggcaataataaatatgttattatcatattttcttgttcttgataaatatttattatccatgctataattgtattaacaggaaactagatacatgtgtggataaataaacaaataccgtgtccctaatacgcctctattagattagctcgttgattaaaagatggttaaggtttcctaaccatagacatgtgttgtcatttaataatgaggtcatatcattaggagaatgatgtgatggacagacccaaaactaagcatagcttttgatcgtgtcacttaagtttaaattgctaatgcttttattatgtcaagtatcaattccttagaccatgagatcatgccactcccttgTACcagaagaatactttgtggacatcaaccgtcatctcataattgggtgatcataaaggtgttcttcaggtatctcagaaggtacttgttgggttgtatggatcaaaactgggatttgtcactacatgtgacggagagatatctctgggccctctcggtaatataacatcctaatgagcttgcaagcatgtgactaatgtgtttagtcacggggatattatattgcagtacgagtaaagagaacttggcggtaacgagattgaactaggtatggtgataccacgatcaaatctcgggcaagtaatatacaaagggaattggatatcagattaattgaatcctcgacatagtggatCAActgatgagatcttcgtggaatatgtgggagcCATTATGGACATTCATGCcacgctattggttattgatcaaagaggtgtctcggtcatgtccacatgttctcggaTATTAAGTGTGGCAGTTTTGTCTAAATACGCATATGCCTACACACGAAAatgcatctagatacatacatatctagacaaagttgtgacacttaatatgagacggaagtAGTATATTTGTTTGATATCATTAATgtttcatttttctataaatttggtcaaacttcttaaaatttgacttcttaaagtttgacttagaataAAAGTATAGTAACTTCTTACGTTTAGGAACGGAACTAGTGCTCCGTAATTATTACTACTCGTATTATTTAACGAAATGTGGCGGCACTGCTTCTCATTTCCTAAGGAGAGGAAAAACAGAGTTATATACAAACAAACCAGCTCACAAATGGACCGGAGGCTAAAAACTAGATAGAAAGAGCTTCGGGCGGCCTAGACGCATGGAACCACTGCTTAATTATCAAACTGCAAATTAAAGTGCCTTTGCAGCCACAAGTATTTAATTCATGCTGACAGCACGAGACGTGGCAGCCACGTGACACACACAAAATCTATTCGCCGTCCCAGCGCTACCGGTGCTTCGCATTGCTGTAGTGCAACATGCATGCGAGTGCTATTGAAAAGCATACCGAGAAATCTTGGTAAACTTGATTAGAAATATACGTGCATGACATATATACACTGGTCACTTGCTTCTTGATTTGGTTGTTGGTATCAAAGGCCGGGCAGTGTGCTAATCACTCGCCAAATAACTTAGTGTGCTGATCATGAAAGCCACAATGTCGTATATTAGTGAATTCATGCTGATATGGCTTTTGTTCTCTCATGACCACCCTGGTGGTATGGTGTACATGTGCAATTGAACTTTCCTACGTGCTCCAGTAGTATTGTAAATATTCAAGGACTTGGGCCCAAGGATTCACTTTTTCTTATTCACCGCTCTAATACAACTCGGCCACTGTGGGTATCTGTTGTGTGCTTGTTGCTCCGCTGAATTGACATGACAGACCGGGAGCAGTAACCCGGTAAAGAATATGACTGAATATGAACTCGGTCGATCCGAACATGCCAGCATCGCCATCGTGGAACCAGTTTAATCTGCCGGCTCGACTCATCTGGCTGGTCACTGCATGCAGGGATCGATTAAACTCCGATCTGAATCCGATCAAACCTGCACGTAATCTTGCACCTTGGCATCCATTCCATCCGAAGCTTCAGCCTTCACGTCTAGCGATCTGAAGCCCGCGAGGCAGGCAAGCGTTTCGACCGCCTCCACGACGCCCTCGACCCTGGCGGACACCTCGATCAGCAACGAAGTGACCGTGAAGAGCTGCACCGCGTCCATCACCGCcgactcctcttcctccttcccctcAGCCGCCAGCTTAGACGGGAGCGCCCTCAGGTCGCACTGCAGCTCCTGCACGGCAGCGTTCATCTCGGCCACGGCGAGCTCCATGCCGATCCGGGAGATCTCCATCGCGCCCACGGACCCCGCGGCTTCCCTCATCACCCTCGCGCACTGCTGCGCCACGCTCGTGCACGCGCCCGCGAGATGCCGCTTCACCGCGTGCTGATCATCATCCTCTGGCGCCTGCGTCGATTCTTCCGAGTAGCCGGATGAGCGGACGCACCCGCGGAGGGCCTCCACGCAGTATGCGCAGCGGCGCATCGCGGCGCCCACGCTCTTGTACTGCTCGTAGGGGTGCCGGAAGCCGAACCTCCCGTGCGCGGGCTCCCAACGCGCCAGGTTCGCCTGCGCGTCCTCGGACGCCTTGGACCCCAGCACGCACTTGTAACCTTCCGCCTTCGCCGCGGAGGAAGAGTGTTGTTTGTATTGATCCGTTCCTTCCGCGAAGTAGTCCTCGACGCAGGCCTCGACGGCGCCCGCGAGGTTGCTCATGTTGCGCGCGGTGAGGCCGTGCAGCTCCTGTCCTGCCCAGACCGGGCAGACGAACGTAGCGACCGAGAGGCACATGGAGATCCCGATGCCGACGGTGCACACCCGCTGCTGCGCCATCGCCAGGACCGTGCTCACGCGGTAGCCGGATACCGCCACCAGGCTGTAGGTCAGGATGAAGATGGTCACGCCGTAGTCGAACCGCGCCTTCACCGTCGGGATGAACCGCGAGAACGTCGCCAAGGAAGCTGCACGAATGGATGGACCACGGGTCAGCGACATTCATCAGGTGTGGTATGCCGGCATGCACCGAAGAAGCACGTAGACGCGATACGCACAATGCGCGTGTTAAATTGGGGGCACACCGTTGATACGTACCGAGCAGAAAAACTGAGCCGCTGCGGATGAAGGGCTCGAACGTGTGGCCGGCGTGGCTCGCGATCCAGTGCACACCCAGCGCAATGGCCCCGGCGCTGACTGTCGCGGCGGCTCGGTTGAACCCCTTGTACACACAACCGCCTGCAAGGCGCAAAATCCAGACCGACGACATCAGACCATGCATGTCCAGGCAACATCTGGTCGATCCATGACTGCAACATTAACTAATTCATTCATGTCCAGAGCATGCGATCGATGGACTCACCAACGGTGTACTCGAAGATGACGACGACGGTCATGATGGCCCACATAGCAGCGCCACCAACGCCGTCGTACAAGGGCCTGGTGTAGTAGAACACGGAGACCAGCGCGAGCGCGAGGCCCACCTTGAGTCCGTGCACcgcccgcctcgggtcgtcggcgccgatctTCCAGACCCGCTCGCCCAAGCCACAAACCTTGGCGCCCAGCATGGCCACGCAGGATGCCAGCCACGCCCACGCCCGTGCGGCCAGGCAGGCCTCGTGCTCCACCGTCACCGACGCCCCCTCTGGCACCGTCACCCGCCATtcctgcccgccgccgccgttcttgGCCCCGGTCATCTCCATGATCGATCGACCAGCCTAAAACTGCGAGGATGGGCTCTGAAGAATTTAACTGAACCCGGCCGGCTCTGAAGAATTTCCCTGCTGTGTGTTGCGGCCAGGTAAGAGGATGGGCAGGGAGGAGCTAAAGCTAGAAGTAGTGAGGGTCGACTTCCAAGAGTGGAATGCGAGAAAGGTTTGTAATTAAGCTGGTGGGCTCTCTGCTCCTGTCTTGGGATGCAACAATAATGTGGACATGTCAGTTATATATATAGAGGGAGGGGGAAAGGATCCATAGAAGATTATTTTGGCTGGGAACTGGGGCCAGATGTTGTTATGAGGCCACCCTTTGTATCAGGGTGGACATCAAAGCTGACCGACTTTGCGCACAAGAGTTCCATGCAAAATGCTGCGGCCTCCACGTACGTATATGCTATCGCCTTGTGAAAACAAGAGCGCGTGCAATTATTATGTATTTTTGTCGGCAAAAAAGGCAGCCCTTCTTATGCATCCTATATATAGCGAAGAAGGCAAAATACGGGTACAAGTTACAGGGTAGCTAGAGACCCGGTCGAGCAGGACGCGGGAAAGAAGCTACTGAAAACAGCTTGGATACACCAAACGGCATATATAGGCAACGACAATAACTCGTGCCAAATTCAACGTTGGTGATGCATGCCCGCTTGAAACAAAAGCGGCAAGCTAGGCTGATTTCCCTTTAAAGAAAACGTGTCTAATACATGTATGTTCCTTCCGTAGattccatgcatgcacacgctTGCCGGCGGCGTGCATGAATACACGTCATACATATGGATGGTGACGTCCTCCCATGTCACGCTTCGAATGTCCAGTCTGGAAGCAACGGCAGCTCGATCGGCGTCTTGGTCTTTGAGGGCAGCGACCAGCTACGAACCAAAAAAATTCTTGCCAAAGAGCAGAGCGGCGCACCATTGAACATCGTGAAGCCAACCGCCaactgctagctagctaacgcGCAACTGGGGCAACCGCGTAGCCTGCCCGCCGTGATCGAGCTCTCGGCCACCGTTGCTGAGCGTGAAACCACATGCAGAATTCACATTTCCCTTCCCTTCCATCTTTGACTCGTATCATTGTTCATTCAGATCACCTGCTCGATCGACGAACACACGGAACTGGCTAGCAATGTATCGATCGGCGGCTGCCAAGGTGCCAtgtgaaagaaaaagagaatgCAGTTGAATTAATGTGAGAACACAAAATAAGGCGATGTACAACAAATTGCGATCCTGTATTTCAATTTTGTTCAAAGAAGGCGAGTTCCTTGTTTTAGCTTTTCTAGCACGCACGGTGCTCTGATTTAGGCTACGTctggcattgcggtggattatcataatccatcTTTTCTAACTAGCTTTTGCCTATTTTCGTGATTGGCTGACCTATTTTTTCATGCTTTCGTGTGTACTTTTCAacagcagattataaaataagtccatcacatcacagttcagcaatgccaaactttCATAGCCCATAGGAAATACTTTCTCCACCGAGgcctttttttccattttacTAATATAGGAAATAGTTTCTAAAAAATAAGAACCGTCAGATTAGTATCGACTTCTCCTCAGTAGATTTAATTTTCTACCCAGTCGTGGGATTCGGACGGTCCGAAGGGGGAAGAGGGCTCAACATGGCCAATCTCTTCTTGAGAGTCCATACACCGGTTATCACTGTACAGCTATCTCTCTTGAGACAGGCTGAGTCTGTCCTCAATGGGAAAATGGAACACCTAACAACTCATTTtcaatctaaaaaaaactcattttcATATGCCAAGAACGAGAGATCACCCCTTTCATGCTGGGGTGATCGAGGGATCGTACCATTCgagccttcttcctctctaaACCTCATCCCTATTTTCACTCCTCCATCTTTTGGTCCAAATCTTAAAACACAAACTATATTTGATGACTAAGCAGTCTACTTATCCCGGCCTAATTAAAAATCAAATGAATTTGGCATAGCAAAAACCGAAAAATCAATTGACGTAAGGAATAAtcgtatatatacacacaaaCACATTAAAATAGATGACTAAGATGAGTGATTATGGATTGACATCAGAAATTCGGTGGCCAGAGAGTGAACAGGCCGCGCTCAAGGTCAGTTAGTACCGTGTGCATTTTACTTGACGAAGAAGATGCAACTGTGACGTAGCAGGAGCGGGCCTCTGGTGGATCAGTACCTTTAGGCTTTAGCTAGCCATGCATGGGCCAATGACACGTTGGATTCATGAGGCCAACAACGAACAGACACGTTGGATTCATCAACGACAAAACTATCCGAGCTGGTGGACCGATCGAGTGGGTCCGCTAGGCGCACGTATTCGATCGGGGATGTGGGGAAATCTTTCACTGTCTGCCTCTCGTGTCAACAATCAGATGAATCAGTCCAGTACTGATCCAGTGTAGTAGAGTTGATTTGCTAACAAAAAGGGGTCAGGCCACAAAAGGTGTTCCTAAAATGGAAATACTAATATCTGTGGAACTTATCACATCTTATACATGCATATAAGCATGCTCCTTCGGGAGCTAACTTTCCcactaaaaataataatactaaTTGAAATGGTTTATCTGGACCGGGGGATCACATTTCTTATTCCTTTTTTGTGTTGGAGTTGATCTAGAAGCAGTGCCGCTGCAATCCGACCGATCATGGCGAAGCAGCAGACTTAATGGTTTATGATGAAGCTAGTAATCCTGTCAGGATCACACGTTGAATGTGAGAACGTCGGAGAAATGCAATAAACTACGTGATCTCCTTACCCGTTTCATTATCTGTCTCTGGATGGCCGAA contains:
- the LOC100827845 gene encoding aluminum-activated malate transporter 10, whose translation is MEMTGAKNGGGGQEWRVTVPEGASVTVEHEACLAARAWAWLASCVAMLGAKVCGLGERVWKIGADDPRRAVHGLKVGLALALVSVFYYTRPLYDGVGGAAMWAIMTVVVIFEYTVGGCVYKGFNRAAATVSAGAIALGVHWIASHAGHTFEPFIRSGSVFLLASLATFSRFIPTVKARFDYGVTIFILTYSLVAVSGYRVSTVLAMAQQRVCTVGIGISMCLSVATFVCPVWAGQELHGLTARNMSNLAGAVEACVEDYFAEGTDQYKQHSSSAAKAEGYKCVLGSKASEDAQANLARWEPAHGRFGFRHPYEQYKSVGAAMRRCAYCVEALRGCVRSSGYSEESTQAPEDDDQHAVKRHLAGACTSVAQQCARVMREAAGSVGAMEISRIGMELAVAEMNAAVQELQCDLRALPSKLAAEGKEEEESAVMDAVQLFTVTSLLIEVSARVEGVVEAVETLACLAGFRSLDVKAEASDGMDAKVQDYVQV